One window of Neptuniibacter halophilus genomic DNA carries:
- a CDS encoding LysR substrate-binding domain-containing protein: protein MELLSLKTFKAVVDCGGVHAASKHLHTVQSNVTARIKRLEDELEAPLFYRKGRKLELTPAGQTLMDYANKLLQLAHQAAVAVKQVGEAAGEIRIGSMESFAAVRMPGVLQALRRQHPQLLPKVQSATTGQLIQDLLDYKLDCAFVGGPVHHPDLDCHQVLVEELVMVSAKTLPPADALIMFREGCAYRERALRWLSDNGRTETEILHMGTQEGILGCVAVGLGFTLVPRQVAENCRYANDLKLETLDEQYSQVPTLLITHKQAMPMAGIDTLLQLFRKTPPEWESAA, encoded by the coding sequence ATGGAACTCCTTTCCCTGAAAACCTTTAAGGCTGTTGTAGACTGTGGTGGGGTGCATGCGGCTTCGAAACACCTGCACACCGTACAGTCCAATGTGACTGCGCGCATCAAACGTCTCGAAGATGAGCTGGAAGCGCCGCTGTTTTATCGCAAAGGGCGTAAGCTGGAACTGACCCCGGCGGGCCAGACACTTATGGATTACGCCAATAAACTGTTGCAGCTCGCCCATCAGGCGGCGGTTGCCGTGAAGCAGGTGGGCGAGGCGGCCGGAGAGATCCGTATTGGCAGCATGGAATCGTTTGCTGCGGTTCGTATGCCGGGTGTGTTACAGGCATTGCGTCGCCAGCATCCTCAGTTGTTACCTAAGGTACAGTCCGCAACAACAGGCCAGTTGATTCAGGATCTGCTGGATTACAAGCTGGACTGCGCCTTTGTGGGTGGCCCTGTGCATCATCCGGATCTGGACTGCCATCAGGTACTGGTTGAAGAGCTGGTAATGGTCAGTGCTAAAACCCTGCCGCCTGCGGATGCGCTGATCATGTTCCGGGAGGGCTGTGCCTACCGGGAGAGGGCGCTGCGCTGGTTAAGCGATAATGGCCGGACCGAAACGGAGATTCTGCACATGGGAACCCAGGAGGGGATTCTGGGTTGTGTGGCCGTTGGCTTAGGTTTTACGCTGGTGCCGCGGCAGGTGGCCGAAAACTGCCGGTATGCTAATGATCTGAAACTTGAAACACTGGATGAGCAGTATAGTCAGGTGCCGACGTTGCTGATTACCCATAAACAGGCGATGCCGATGGCGGGGATCGATACCCTGCTGCAACTATTCCGTAAGACACCCCCGGAGTGGGAGTCCGCCGCATAG
- a CDS encoding LysR family transcriptional regulator: MNLNDVRLFIQVVEHNSFTSAADKLGIQKSTISRRIAQLEDDLGVRLLQRTTRKLSLTDEGSDLYHRCQPLLDELDGIQDDLTSRQEEPKGRLRITMPPEIGIFIMNEIIAGFMKRYPLIHLDIELSPRLVDLVEEGIDLALRVGELDDSSLIGRKIAVAKANLYASAAYIREYGEPQTPADLIQHQCIGTNLSANEWSFENWNDGKPFPVNFRLRANSLSFCREIILQDMGIGRLPPSFCADDVSSGRIKQVLSDYKVPMVGIHALYPSRRHLNPKVRLFIDFMIEGLSSTVLLTEPV; this comes from the coding sequence ATGAACCTTAACGACGTACGCCTGTTTATTCAGGTAGTTGAGCACAACAGCTTTACCTCGGCGGCGGATAAGCTGGGTATTCAGAAATCCACCATCAGCCGACGTATCGCCCAGCTTGAGGATGATCTTGGCGTCCGTCTTCTGCAACGTACCACACGTAAGCTGAGCCTTACCGATGAGGGCAGTGACCTTTATCATCGCTGTCAGCCATTGCTGGATGAGCTGGATGGTATTCAGGACGACCTGACCTCCCGTCAGGAGGAACCGAAAGGCCGTCTGCGCATTACCATGCCGCCGGAGATCGGTATCTTTATCATGAACGAGATCATCGCCGGTTTCATGAAACGATATCCGCTGATTCATCTGGATATCGAGCTCAGCCCACGGCTGGTCGATCTGGTTGAGGAAGGGATTGATCTTGCATTACGGGTCGGCGAACTGGACGATTCCAGTCTGATCGGGCGAAAAATTGCTGTTGCCAAAGCCAACCTCTATGCCAGCGCCGCTTACATCCGCGAGTATGGTGAGCCGCAAACACCGGCGGATCTGATCCAGCACCAGTGTATTGGCACCAACCTCTCAGCCAATGAATGGAGTTTTGAAAACTGGAACGACGGCAAACCCTTCCCGGTTAATTTCCGCCTGCGGGCGAATAGTCTGAGCTTCTGCCGCGAGATCATTCTTCAGGATATGGGCATAGGACGCCTGCCACCCAGTTTCTGTGCGGATGATGTGAGCAGTGGCCGGATTAAGCAGGTGCTGTCGGACTATAAAGTTCCGATGGTCGGCATCCATGCGCTCTATCCAAGTCGCCGCCACCTTAACCCCAAAGTCCGGCTGTTTATCGATTTTATGATTGAAGGCCTGAGCAGCACGGTGCTGCTCACTGAGCCGGTATAA
- a CDS encoding zinc ribbon domain-containing protein translates to MPTYDYRIEATGEVIEVRHTMALTPKTWEELCLLGNLQAQDIPPESPVTKLLTAAGVVKSSTLKNPEAPPCMSGGGCPGGGCGI, encoded by the coding sequence ATGCCTACTTACGATTACCGCATCGAAGCGACCGGCGAAGTCATTGAAGTCAGGCACACCATGGCCCTGACCCCGAAAACATGGGAGGAACTCTGTTTGCTGGGTAACCTGCAGGCACAGGATATTCCGCCAGAGAGCCCGGTGACCAAACTGCTGACTGCAGCAGGTGTGGTTAAAAGCTCGACCCTGAAAAACCCGGAAGCACCGCCCTGCATGAGTGGCGGTGGCTGCCCGGGTGGCGGTTGCGGAATCTGA
- a CDS encoding nucleoside triphosphate pyrophosphohydrolase family protein produces the protein MSNFTDVSYLNTVFGNAQGDMDQPNWEKAGKQLHLIQEELAELVEGIDKKDISEVRDAVADILVVTYGMAHIMGIDADKDMAAVQASNLSKLCKTQDEIDQTLAFYRNEKGLDVYAGGELPEAYIKSSMDQEGSDGKFYPAHKFLKSINWHEPKLD, from the coding sequence ATGAGCAATTTTACCGACGTATCCTATCTTAATACCGTGTTTGGCAATGCCCAGGGCGATATGGATCAGCCAAACTGGGAGAAAGCAGGCAAACAACTGCACCTGATTCAGGAAGAGCTGGCAGAGCTGGTCGAAGGGATCGATAAAAAGGATATTTCTGAAGTACGTGATGCCGTAGCTGACATTCTGGTTGTAACTTACGGCATGGCACATATTATGGGCATCGATGCCGACAAGGATATGGCCGCCGTACAGGCCAGCAACCTGTCTAAGCTTTGCAAAACTCAGGATGAGATCGACCAGACACTGGCGTTTTACCGCAATGAAAAAGGTCTGGATGTATATGCCGGCGGCGAACTGCCAGAAGCTTATATTAAATCTTCCATGGATCAGGAAGGCAGCGATGGTAAATTCTACCCGGCGCATAAATTCCTGAAGTCAATCAACTGGCACGAACCAAAACTGGACTGA
- a CDS encoding SufS family cysteine desulfurase yields the protein MTDHQAAISRIRQQFPILSQRVNGKPLVYFDNAATTQKPRAVIESVQRYYRQYNANVHRASHALSADATAAFEQARRTLASYLNASSSDEIIWTRSTTEAINLVANSWGSSLQPGDEIILSTLEHHANIVPWQMLARRQQLTLRVIPLLDNGDLDLEAYAGLLNDRTRLVAVGHVSNALGTINPVKKIIDMAHAAGALVLVDGAQATPHFRVDLQALDADFYALSGHKLFAPTGIGVLYGKRALLENMPPWQGGGEMIRQVSFEHTTYNDIPFRFEAGTPNIAGVLGLAEAVKWLQAQDHTLLAEQEQALLSAALEGCQSVRGFRRIGCPAESVSLLSFMLDGVHQQDLGLLLDQEGIAVRTGHHCAMPLMQALGLPGTTRASFAFYNTLTEVAQFVDALDRLTRPAAVAPLAVSSVSSVSETSLYQKLLQQSGWNARYREIMLAGKALPSLPAEMKTEQALVKGCESNTWLHAETDNDGKFHFAADSEARIIRGLLALVLDLFNNRSAEEIGDTDIGDIFRQLELQRHLSPSRGNGLRAVIERIYQIAGCSRPEL from the coding sequence ATGACTGACCATCAGGCGGCAATCAGCCGGATACGCCAGCAGTTTCCCATCCTCAGCCAACGGGTGAATGGCAAACCGCTGGTGTATTTTGATAACGCGGCCACCACCCAGAAACCCCGGGCAGTGATCGAGTCTGTACAGCGTTACTACCGTCAGTACAACGCTAACGTACATCGTGCCAGCCACGCCCTGAGCGCTGATGCCACAGCCGCCTTTGAACAGGCCCGGCGCACGCTGGCCAGTTATCTTAACGCCTCCTCCAGCGACGAAATTATCTGGACACGAAGCACCACCGAAGCCATTAATCTGGTCGCCAATAGCTGGGGCAGCTCACTGCAACCCGGCGATGAGATCATCCTCAGCACGCTTGAGCATCACGCTAATATAGTGCCCTGGCAGATGCTGGCCCGGCGTCAGCAACTCACACTGCGGGTGATTCCGCTTCTGGATAATGGCGATCTGGATCTGGAAGCCTATGCCGGCCTCCTCAATGATCGCACCCGTCTGGTTGCGGTCGGCCATGTCTCCAACGCGCTGGGAACGATCAACCCGGTAAAGAAGATCATCGATATGGCCCATGCTGCCGGCGCTCTGGTGCTGGTTGACGGGGCTCAGGCCACACCGCACTTCCGGGTTGACCTGCAGGCACTGGACGCAGACTTTTACGCCCTCTCCGGGCACAAACTGTTTGCCCCCACCGGAATCGGCGTGCTTTATGGCAAACGGGCACTGCTCGAAAATATGCCACCCTGGCAAGGGGGCGGCGAGATGATCCGTCAGGTCAGCTTTGAACACACCACCTATAACGATATCCCCTTTCGCTTTGAAGCCGGTACGCCGAATATTGCCGGGGTGCTTGGTCTGGCCGAAGCGGTAAAATGGCTGCAGGCACAGGATCATACCCTGCTGGCAGAGCAGGAGCAGGCTTTGCTATCTGCTGCGCTGGAAGGTTGCCAGTCCGTTCGTGGTTTTCGCCGCATCGGTTGTCCCGCTGAAAGTGTCAGCCTGCTGTCGTTTATGCTGGACGGTGTTCATCAGCAGGATCTGGGCTTACTGCTGGATCAGGAGGGAATCGCCGTTCGCACAGGCCATCATTGCGCCATGCCTCTGATGCAGGCACTGGGCCTGCCCGGCACAACCCGCGCATCCTTCGCGTTCTATAACACCCTGACCGAGGTTGCACAGTTTGTTGATGCCCTCGACAGACTGACCCGACCTGCTGCAGTCGCACCGCTTGCTGTGAGCTCAGTGAGCTCAGTGAGCGAAACGTCTCTGTATCAGAAGCTGTTACAGCAGTCGGGCTGGAACGCCCGCTACCGGGAGATTATGCTGGCAGGAAAAGCACTGCCCTCTCTGCCCGCGGAGATGAAAACTGAGCAGGCGCTGGTTAAGGGTTGCGAAAGCAACACCTGGCTGCATGCCGAAACCGACAACGACGGAAAATTCCACTTTGCGGCGGACTCTGAGGCCCGTATTATCCGGGGCTTACTGGCTCTGGTTCTGGATCTGTTCAACAACCGCAGCGCTGAAGAGATAGGTGATACTGATATCGGCGATATTTTCCGCCAACTGGAACTGCAGCGCCACCTCAGCCCCTCACGTGGCAACGGATTACGGGCCGTCATCGAACGAATTTATCAGATTGCCGGGTGCTCCCGGCCTGAGCTTTAA
- a CDS encoding DUF2069 domain-containing protein: MKAYVPDDHDYRSKARFGRIVCIGSYLGLMFWFSLWHLFLIPVPTANPWVIWMIHMAPLLAFAHVIIRGNPRGHAWLCFVLLLLFIQAVLAASNPNTLVYGLGYTLLVSLLFTSAMMFARWQARYNKQLAHRAEQKQADLSNND, translated from the coding sequence TTGAAAGCATACGTTCCCGACGATCATGATTACCGCAGCAAAGCCCGATTCGGGCGCATCGTCTGCATTGGTAGTTATCTGGGCCTGATGTTCTGGTTCAGCCTCTGGCATCTGTTTCTGATTCCGGTTCCCACCGCTAACCCGTGGGTGATCTGGATGATTCATATGGCTCCATTACTTGCCTTTGCCCACGTTATCATCCGGGGCAACCCGCGCGGGCATGCCTGGTTATGCTTTGTCCTGCTGCTGCTGTTTATACAGGCCGTCTTAGCCGCTTCTAACCCGAACACACTGGTTTATGGCCTCGGCTATACCCTGCTGGTAAGCCTGTTGTTTACCAGCGCGATGATGTTCGCCCGCTGGCAGGCCCGGTATAACAAGCAACTGGCACACCGGGCTGAGCAGAAACAGGCTGATCTTAGCAACAATGACTGA
- the wrbA gene encoding NAD(P)H:quinone oxidoreductase → MNQPYVLVLYYSRHGSTRSMAQYIARGVEQAGIEARLRTVPAISANCEATEPGIPDSGALYCSEADLAECAGLALGSPTRFGNMAAPLKYFIDGTSSLWLSGALINKPAAVFSSSSSLHGGQESTLLTMMIPLLHHGMVLAGLPYSESELLKTRSGGTPYGPSHLSGQDQRPLDETEINLCIAQGKRLGELALKLRSDP, encoded by the coding sequence ATGAATCAGCCCTACGTTCTGGTTCTCTATTACAGTCGCCATGGCTCCACCCGGAGTATGGCGCAGTACATCGCCCGTGGCGTAGAGCAGGCGGGCATTGAAGCTCGCCTGCGTACCGTACCCGCGATATCAGCAAACTGCGAAGCCACTGAGCCGGGGATTCCCGATTCAGGTGCTCTCTACTGCAGCGAAGCGGATCTGGCCGAATGCGCCGGTCTTGCTCTCGGTAGTCCGACCCGGTTTGGTAATATGGCAGCTCCGCTGAAATATTTTATCGATGGCACCAGCAGTCTCTGGCTATCCGGCGCCCTGATCAATAAACCGGCGGCCGTTTTCAGTTCCAGTTCCAGCCTGCATGGTGGTCAGGAAAGCACACTGCTCACCATGATGATCCCCCTGCTGCACCACGGTATGGTACTCGCAGGGCTGCCCTACAGCGAATCAGAGCTCCTCAAGACCCGCAGCGGCGGCACGCCCTACGGCCCCAGCCATCTGTCTGGTCAGGATCAGAGACCGCTGGATGAAACTGAAATCAATCTCTGTATCGCTCAGGGCAAACGCCTGGGTGAGCTGGCACTGAAACTGCGCAGCGACCCATAG
- the arsC gene encoding arsenate reductase (glutaredoxin) (This arsenate reductase requires both glutathione and glutaredoxin to convert arsenate to arsenite, after which the efflux transporter formed by ArsA and ArsB can extrude the arsenite from the cell, providing resistance.): MSEVIIYHNPRCSKSRQTLALLEENGVEPQIRKYLEDAPSADELRQVLSQLGITARQLLRNKEAEYKENGLDDTSLSEAQIIDVMTRVPKLIERPIVIKGDQARIGRPPESVLEIL, from the coding sequence ATGAGTGAAGTGATTATCTACCACAACCCGCGCTGCTCCAAGTCTCGCCAGACTCTGGCCCTGCTTGAAGAGAATGGTGTTGAGCCACAGATCCGTAAATACCTTGAAGATGCGCCTTCTGCTGATGAGCTGCGCCAGGTACTGAGCCAGTTAGGCATTACCGCCCGCCAGTTGCTGCGTAATAAAGAAGCGGAATACAAGGAAAACGGTCTCGACGATACTTCCCTCAGCGAAGCACAGATCATTGATGTGATGACCCGGGTGCCGAAACTGATTGAACGCCCGATCGTCATCAAAGGGGATCAGGCCCGGATTGGCCGTCCACCTGAGTCAGTGCTGGAAATCCTCTGA